In Mycolicibacterium mucogenicum DSM 44124, the following are encoded in one genomic region:
- a CDS encoding serine hydrolase domain-containing protein: MNLDANTESVSAAIDTGLLAGAVTLVWQDGAVRQVNTLGHRDVEAKLPMERDTVFRIASMSKPITVAAAMTLVDEGRLALTDPIANWIPELANPRVMTSLDGPLDRSVPARRPITVEDLMTHRGGLAYGFTVPPPLGRAYNKLQSLQDPDRWLAELGQLPLAHQPGDALTYSQSTDVLGFLLSRIEGKPLPDVLAERIFKPLNMVDTGFAVTHSGRRRAATMYQLAADGDALRLQPGKMGPPQVMPPTFCAGGGGLWSTVDDYLTFARMLLAGGEVDGVRVLSEESVRSMRTDRLTAEQKSQNFLGAPFWIGRGFGLNLSLVTDEAKATPFFGPGGPGTFSWPGAFGTWWQADPNANLILIYLIQNQPELSVDAAAAVAGNASQAKLRSARPKFVKRTYQALGL; the protein is encoded by the coding sequence GTGAATCTCGACGCGAACACCGAATCGGTCAGCGCGGCGATCGACACCGGCCTGCTGGCCGGCGCGGTCACGCTGGTGTGGCAGGACGGCGCGGTGCGGCAAGTCAACACGCTCGGCCACCGCGACGTGGAAGCCAAGCTGCCGATGGAGCGCGACACCGTCTTCCGCATCGCGTCGATGTCCAAGCCGATCACCGTCGCGGCGGCCATGACGCTGGTCGACGAGGGCCGGCTGGCCCTGACCGATCCCATCGCGAACTGGATTCCCGAACTCGCCAACCCGCGCGTGATGACGAGCCTCGACGGACCCTTGGACCGGTCCGTGCCCGCCCGGCGGCCCATCACCGTCGAGGATCTGATGACCCACCGCGGCGGTCTGGCCTACGGATTCACCGTGCCGCCGCCACTGGGCCGGGCCTACAACAAGCTGCAGTCGCTGCAGGACCCGGACCGCTGGCTGGCCGAGCTGGGACAGCTGCCGCTGGCGCACCAGCCCGGTGACGCGCTGACCTACAGCCAGTCGACCGACGTGCTGGGCTTCCTGCTGTCGCGCATCGAGGGCAAGCCGCTGCCAGATGTGTTGGCGGAGCGCATCTTCAAACCGCTGAACATGGTCGACACCGGTTTCGCGGTGACGCACTCGGGCCGGCGGCGCGCGGCGACCATGTACCAGCTGGCCGCCGACGGAGACGCCCTGCGCCTGCAGCCCGGGAAGATGGGCCCGCCGCAGGTGATGCCGCCGACCTTCTGCGCCGGCGGCGGCGGACTCTGGTCGACCGTCGATGACTACCTGACGTTCGCGCGGATGCTGCTGGCCGGCGGCGAGGTCGACGGAGTACGGGTGCTGTCGGAGGAATCCGTGCGGTCCATGCGGACCGACCGGTTGACCGCCGAACAGAAGTCGCAGAACTTCCTGGGCGCGCCGTTCTGGATCGGCCGCGGCTTCGGACTGAACCTGTCGCTCGTCACCGACGAGGCCAAGGCGACGCCGTTCTTCGGTCCCGGCGGCCCCGGCACGTTCAGTTGGCCGGGCGCCTTCGGCACGTGGTGGCAGGCCGACCCGAACGCGAACCTGATCCTGATCTACCTGATCCAGAATCAGCCGGAGCTCAGCGTGGATGCCGCGGCAGCTGTCGCCGGCAATGCCTCGCAGGCCAAACTCCGTTCGGCGCGACCGAAATTCGTGAAGCGGACGTATCAGGCGCTGGGCCTGTAA
- a CDS encoding MFS transporter translates to MNKVAFASFIGTAIEFYDFYIYGTAAALIFPQVFFPNLPPAMATISSLATFAVAFLARPIGAAVFGHFGDRLGRKKTLVATLLIMGLSTVGVGLVPSTASIGLAAPIILLTLRVFQGFAVGGEWAGSALLSAEYAPAGKRGMYGMFTQLGAGAGLAVSNLVVLIANVTIGEKSPVFLDWGWRLPFLFSAVLLAVALYVRLTIDETPVFVAEQKRGTVPRAPFGELLRRQSKQVLLGAGCMVGIFTMSFLGGTYLMSYASTRIHHPRTLILSVGVLAGVSLMVFSAISAVLCDRYGRRRVILVGFGLALPWAFLVMPLIDSGSPVAFAVAIAGIFCIFGLAYGPIGAFLPETFATRYRYTGAGMAFNLAGIVGGALPPLVAGPLVAALGSWAVGLLIAVFVLVSIVCTLVLPETRGTELDDARGDMRDGDAVAAC, encoded by the coding sequence ATGAATAAGGTGGCGTTCGCCAGTTTCATCGGCACCGCGATCGAGTTCTACGACTTCTATATCTACGGGACAGCCGCGGCGCTGATCTTCCCGCAGGTGTTCTTCCCGAACCTGCCGCCCGCCATGGCGACCATCTCGTCGCTGGCCACGTTCGCGGTCGCGTTCCTGGCCCGCCCGATCGGCGCGGCCGTCTTCGGGCATTTCGGAGATCGGCTGGGCCGCAAGAAGACTCTCGTCGCGACGCTGCTCATCATGGGGTTGTCGACCGTCGGCGTCGGCCTGGTGCCCAGCACGGCGTCGATCGGCCTGGCCGCGCCGATCATCCTGCTGACGCTGCGGGTGTTCCAGGGCTTCGCGGTCGGCGGGGAATGGGCCGGCTCGGCACTGCTCAGTGCCGAGTACGCCCCGGCCGGAAAACGCGGCATGTACGGCATGTTCACGCAGTTGGGTGCCGGCGCGGGTCTGGCCGTCAGCAACCTGGTGGTGCTGATCGCCAACGTGACGATCGGGGAGAAGAGCCCGGTGTTCCTGGACTGGGGCTGGCGGCTGCCGTTCCTGTTCAGCGCCGTGCTGCTGGCCGTGGCGCTGTACGTGCGGCTGACCATCGACGAGACGCCGGTGTTCGTCGCCGAGCAGAAGCGGGGCACCGTGCCCCGCGCCCCGTTCGGAGAGCTGCTGCGCCGGCAGAGCAAGCAGGTGCTGCTCGGTGCCGGCTGCATGGTCGGCATCTTCACCATGAGCTTCCTCGGCGGCACCTACCTGATGAGTTACGCCAGCACCCGCATCCACCATCCGCGGACGCTGATCCTGTCGGTCGGGGTCCTGGCCGGGGTGTCGCTCATGGTGTTCTCGGCGATCTCGGCGGTGCTGTGCGACCGGTACGGGCGGCGCCGCGTCATCCTGGTCGGCTTCGGGCTGGCACTGCCGTGGGCATTCCTCGTCATGCCGCTCATCGACTCCGGCTCGCCGGTGGCCTTCGCGGTGGCGATCGCCGGTATCTTCTGCATCTTCGGGCTCGCCTACGGGCCCATCGGGGCGTTCCTGCCTGAGACGTTCGCCACCCGCTACCGCTACACCGGCGCCGGCATGGCCTTCAATCTCGCCGGGATCGTCGGCGGCGCGCTGCCGCCGCTGGTCGCCGGTCCGCTCGTCGCCGCCCTCGGGAGCTGGGCCGTTGGGCTGCTGATCGCCGTCTTCGTGCTGGTCAGCATCGTCTGCACGCTGGTGTTGCCCGAAACCCGCGGCACCGAGCTCGACGATGCGCGCGGCGACATGCGTGACGGTGACGCCGTGGCGGCCTGCTAA
- the pyrR gene encoding bifunctional pyr operon transcriptional regulator/uracil phosphoribosyltransferase PyrR: protein MGDSTDRELLSAADVGRTISRIAHQIIEKTALDAPDAPRVVLLGIPTRGVTLAARIAEKVKEFSGVELPAGALDITLYRDDLNFKPPRALASTSIPEGGIDDATVILVDDVLYSGRSVRSALDALRDIGRPRMVQLAVLVDRGHRELPIRADYVGKNVPTSRSENVKVRLSETDGGDDHVSIAPYGGPTR from the coding sequence GTGGGTGACTCCACCGACCGGGAATTGCTGTCCGCTGCCGACGTCGGCCGGACCATCTCGCGCATCGCGCATCAGATCATCGAAAAGACCGCGCTCGACGCGCCCGACGCCCCGCGCGTGGTGCTGCTCGGCATCCCGACCCGCGGCGTCACCCTGGCCGCCCGCATCGCCGAGAAGGTCAAGGAATTCTCCGGCGTCGAGCTGCCGGCCGGTGCGCTCGACATCACGCTCTACCGCGACGACCTGAACTTCAAACCGCCGCGCGCGCTGGCCTCGACCTCGATCCCCGAGGGCGGCATCGACGACGCGACGGTGATCCTCGTCGACGACGTCCTGTACTCCGGCCGCTCCGTGCGCTCGGCCCTGGACGCGCTGCGCGACATCGGCCGCCCCCGCATGGTGCAGCTGGCCGTCCTCGTCGACCGCGGCCACCGCGAGCTGCCCATCCGCGCCGACTACGTCGGCAAGAACGTCCCGACGTCGCGCAGTGAGAACGTCAAGGTGCGGCTGTCAGAGACCGACGGCGGAGACGACCACGTCTCCATTGCCCCCTACGGAGGACCCACCAGGTGA
- a CDS encoding aspartate carbamoyltransferase catalytic subunit: MKHLLSASDLSRDAATAILDDADKFAEALLGRDVKKLPTLRGRTVITMFYENSTRTRVSFEVAGKWMSADVINVSASGSSVAKGESLRDTALTLRAAGADALIIRHPASGAAQQLAAWTREEHGGPSVINAGDGTHEHPTQALLDALTIRQRLGGLEGRRVVIVGDILHSRVARSNVSLLSTLGAEVVLVAPPTLLPVGVAGWPVTVSHDLDAELPAADAVLMLRVQAERMNGAFFPSAREYSVRYGLSEKRLAGLSEDTVVLHPGPMLRGMEIASSVADSSQSAVLQQVSNGVHVRMAVLFQLLVGAGREVIA, from the coding sequence GTGAAGCATCTGCTGTCCGCCTCGGACCTGAGCCGCGATGCGGCGACGGCCATCCTCGATGACGCCGACAAGTTCGCCGAAGCGCTGCTGGGCCGCGACGTCAAGAAGCTCCCGACGTTGCGCGGCCGCACCGTCATCACGATGTTCTACGAAAACTCCACCCGCACCCGGGTGTCGTTCGAGGTGGCCGGCAAGTGGATGAGCGCCGACGTCATCAACGTCAGCGCCTCCGGCTCGTCGGTCGCCAAAGGCGAGTCGCTGCGCGACACGGCGCTGACCCTGCGCGCCGCGGGCGCCGACGCGCTGATCATCCGGCACCCGGCTTCCGGTGCGGCACAACAGCTTGCGGCCTGGACCCGTGAAGAGCACGGCGGGCCGTCGGTGATCAACGCCGGCGACGGCACTCACGAACACCCCACGCAGGCACTGCTCGACGCGCTGACCATCCGCCAGCGCCTCGGCGGCCTCGAGGGCCGGCGCGTGGTGATCGTCGGCGACATCCTGCACAGCCGGGTGGCGCGCTCCAACGTCTCGCTGCTCTCGACGCTGGGCGCCGAGGTGGTGCTGGTGGCGCCGCCGACGCTGCTGCCCGTCGGGGTCGCCGGCTGGCCGGTGACGGTCTCGCACGACCTGGACGCCGAACTGCCGGCCGCCGACGCGGTCCTGATGCTGCGGGTACAGGCCGAGCGGATGAACGGCGCGTTCTTCCCGTCGGCGCGCGAGTACTCGGTGCGCTACGGGCTGTCCGAGAAGCGCCTGGCCGGGTTGAGCGAGGACACGGTGGTGCTGCACCCCGGTCCGATGCTGCGCGGCATGGAGATCGCCTCGTCGGTCGCCGACTCGTCGCAATCAGCTGTACTGCAACAGGTTTCGAATGGGGTGCATGTTCGTATGGCAGTGCTGTTCCAGCTTCTCGTGGGTGCGGGCCGGGAGGTGATCGCGTGA
- a CDS encoding dihydroorotase — MSTVIRGVRLYGEGDPVDVLIADGQIAEIGSGLTGDEVIDAAGQIMLPGFVDLHTHLREPGREYAEDIETGSAAAALGGYTAVFAMANTDPVADTVVVTDHVWHRGQQVGLVDVHPVGAVTVGLDGKQLTEMGLMAAGAGQVRMFSDDGICVDDPLVMRRALEYAAGLGVLIAQHAEEPRLTVGAVAHEGPNAARLGLAGWPRSAEESIVARDAILARDAGARVHICHASTAGTVELIKWAKAQGISITAEVTPHHLLLDDSRLADYDGRNRVNPPLREASDAEALRQALADGVIDCVATDHAPHAEHEKMCEFAHARPGMLGLQTALSVVVETMVAPGLLGWRDVARVMSEAPAAIVGLPDQGRPLAVGEPANLTVVDPDATWTVQGTGLASRSDNTPYESMTLPATVTLTMLRGKVTARDGDSPPAGRNAATGESTQ, encoded by the coding sequence GTGAGTACGGTGATTCGCGGGGTCCGGCTGTACGGCGAGGGTGATCCGGTTGACGTGCTGATCGCCGATGGTCAGATTGCCGAAATCGGTAGCGGCCTGACGGGTGACGAGGTCATCGACGCCGCCGGCCAGATCATGCTGCCCGGCTTCGTCGACCTGCACACCCACCTGCGTGAGCCCGGCCGCGAGTATGCCGAGGACATCGAAACCGGTTCGGCGGCAGCCGCACTCGGTGGTTACACCGCGGTGTTCGCCATGGCCAACACCGATCCCGTCGCCGACACCGTCGTGGTCACCGACCACGTCTGGCACCGCGGGCAGCAGGTCGGCCTGGTCGACGTGCACCCCGTCGGCGCCGTCACCGTCGGGCTCGACGGCAAGCAGCTCACCGAGATGGGCCTCATGGCCGCCGGTGCCGGGCAGGTCCGGATGTTCTCCGACGACGGCATCTGCGTCGACGACCCGCTGGTGATGCGCCGGGCGCTGGAATACGCTGCGGGACTTGGGGTTCTGATCGCCCAGCACGCCGAGGAACCGCGCCTGACCGTCGGCGCCGTCGCCCATGAGGGCCCGAACGCCGCCCGGCTGGGACTGGCCGGCTGGCCGCGCTCGGCCGAGGAATCCATCGTCGCCCGCGACGCGATCCTCGCCCGCGACGCCGGTGCCCGCGTGCACATCTGTCACGCCTCCACCGCCGGCACCGTCGAGCTGATCAAATGGGCCAAGGCACAGGGCATTTCGATCACCGCCGAGGTCACGCCGCACCACCTGCTGCTCGACGACAGCCGCCTCGCGGACTACGACGGCCGCAACCGCGTCAACCCGCCGCTGCGCGAGGCCAGTGACGCCGAGGCGCTGCGCCAGGCCCTGGCTGACGGCGTGATCGACTGCGTCGCAACCGATCACGCGCCGCACGCCGAGCACGAGAAGATGTGCGAGTTCGCCCACGCCCGCCCCGGCATGCTCGGCCTGCAGACCGCGCTGTCGGTGGTGGTCGAGACCATGGTGGCGCCCGGACTGCTCGGCTGGCGCGACGTCGCCCGTGTGATGAGCGAGGCGCCGGCCGCCATCGTCGGCCTGCCCGACCAGGGCCGCCCGCTGGCGGTCGGCGAGCCCGCCAACCTGACCGTGGTGGACCCCGACGCGACCTGGACGGTGCAGGGCACCGGCCTGGCCAGCCGCTCGGACAACACGCCGTACGAATCGATGACGCTGCCCGCCACCGTCACGCTGACGATGCTGCGCGGCAAGGTGACCGCGCGGGACGGAGACAGTCCACCGGCGGGCAGGAACGCAGCGACCGGGGAATCGACGCAGTGA
- the carA gene encoding glutamine-hydrolyzing carbamoyl-phosphate synthase small subunit: MTSDQTAVLVLEDGRVFTGTPFGAVGQTLGEAVFSTGMSGYQETLTDPSYHRQIVVATAPQIGNTGWNGEDNESRDDKIWVAGYVVRDPSPRASNWRATGTLDDELVRQGIVGVAGVDTRAIVRHLRNFGSMKAGVFSGPALADIDTLVDRVRNQPSMLGADLAGEVSTGDRYVVEPVGAERFSIAAIDLGIKTNTPRNFAARGIRSHVLPSSVTFDEVAALKVDGVFLSNGPGDPATADHMVEFTQQVLSAGIPLFGICFGNQILGRALGRSTYKMTFGHRGINIPVVERATGRIAITAQNHGFALEGEAGEEFDTPFGRAVVSHTCANDGVVEGVSLLDGRAFSVQYHPEAAAGPHDAEYLFDKFADLMAGEK; encoded by the coding sequence GTGACGAGCGATCAGACCGCCGTACTGGTGCTGGAGGACGGCCGGGTGTTCACCGGAACACCGTTCGGCGCAGTGGGCCAGACGCTGGGTGAGGCGGTGTTCTCCACCGGCATGTCGGGTTACCAGGAGACGCTGACCGACCCGAGCTACCACCGGCAGATCGTGGTGGCCACCGCCCCGCAGATCGGCAACACCGGCTGGAACGGCGAGGACAACGAGAGCCGCGACGACAAGATCTGGGTCGCCGGCTACGTCGTCCGCGACCCGTCGCCGCGGGCCTCCAACTGGCGCGCCACCGGCACCCTCGACGACGAACTGGTGCGCCAGGGCATCGTCGGCGTCGCCGGCGTCGACACCCGCGCCATCGTGCGGCACCTGCGCAACTTCGGCTCGATGAAGGCCGGCGTCTTCTCCGGTCCGGCCCTGGCCGACATCGACACCCTGGTGGACCGCGTCCGCAACCAGCCGTCGATGCTGGGCGCCGACCTGGCCGGCGAGGTCAGCACCGGCGACCGCTACGTCGTCGAACCCGTTGGTGCGGAGCGCTTCTCGATCGCCGCCATCGACCTCGGGATCAAGACCAACACGCCGCGTAACTTCGCCGCCCGCGGCATCCGCAGCCATGTGCTGCCGTCGTCGGTGACGTTCGACGAGGTCGCCGCCCTCAAGGTCGACGGCGTGTTCCTGTCCAACGGCCCGGGTGACCCGGCCACCGCCGACCACATGGTCGAGTTCACCCAGCAGGTGCTCTCGGCCGGAATCCCGTTGTTCGGCATCTGCTTCGGCAACCAGATTCTGGGTCGCGCGCTCGGCCGCTCGACCTACAAGATGACCTTCGGTCACCGCGGCATCAACATCCCGGTCGTGGAGCGAGCCACCGGACGCATCGCGATCACCGCGCAGAACCACGGCTTCGCCCTGGAAGGTGAAGCCGGGGAAGAGTTCGACACCCCGTTCGGCCGCGCCGTGGTGAGCCACACCTGCGCCAACGACGGTGTGGTGGAAGGTGTTTCGCTGCTCGACGGCCGCGCCTTCTCGGTGCAGTACCACCCGGAAGCAGCGGCCGGTCCGCACGACGCCGAGTACCTGTTCGACAAGTTCGCCGATCTCATGGCAGGGGAGAAGTAA
- the carB gene encoding carbamoyl-phosphate synthase large subunit has translation MPRRSDLNHVLVIGSGPIVIGQACEFDYSGTQACRVLRAEGLQVSLINSNPATIMTDPEYADNTYVEPITPAFVEKIFAQQAERGNKIDAVLATLGGQTALNTAVALHENGVLEKYGVEMIGADFDAIQRGEDRQKFKDIVAKVGGESARSRVCFTMDEVRETVADLGLPVVVRPSFTMGGLGSGMAYTNEDVERMAGDGLAASPSANVLIEESIYGWKEYELELMRDHHDNVVIVCSIENFDPMGVHTGDSVTVAPAMTLTDREYQIMRDLGIAILREVGVDTGGCNIQFAINPADGRLIVIEMNPRVSRSSALASKATGFPIAKIAAKLAIGYTLDEIVNDITKETPACFEPTLDYVVVKAPRFAFEKFPGADQTLTTTMKSVGEAMSLGRNFIEALGKVMRSLETKRAGFWTGTDPDKTLDELLTGLRTATDGRLYDIEQALRLGGSVEVVAEASGVDPWFVDQIATLVALRGELVDAPVLNERLLRRAKHSGLSDRQIAALRPELAGEAGVRALRERLGIRPVYKTVDTCAAEFDAKTPYHYSSYELDPAAETEVAPQTEKPKVLILGSGPNRIGQGIEFDYSCVHAATTLSQAGFETVMVNCNPETVSTDYDTADRLYFEPLTFEDVLEVYHAEQASGAGGPGVVGVIVQLGGQTPLGLADRLEKAGVPVVGTSPKAIDLAEDRGEFGEVLRAAGLPAPRFGTATSFEQARRIASDIGYPVLVRPSYVLGGRGMEIVYDEQTLQGYIERATELSPEHPVLVDRFLEDAIEIDVDALCDGTEVYIGGVMEHIEEAGIHSGDSACALPPVTLGRTDIAAVRKATEAIAHGIGVVGLLNVQYALKDDVLYVLEANPRASRTVPFVSKATAVPLAKACARVMLGATIAELRAEGILVAEGDGASVAPNAPIAVKEAVLPFHRFRKADGSQVDSLLGPEMKSTGEVMGIDSDFGTAFAKSQTAAYGSLPSGGTVFVSVANRDKRSLVFPVKRLADLGFRVLATEGTAEMLRRNGIPCEVVRKNFEEPSPDRPAMSAVDAIKAGEVDMVINTPYGNSGPRIDGYEIRSAAVSASIPCVTTVQGASAAVQGIEAGIRGDIGVRSLQELHSQLAEK, from the coding sequence ATGCCACGCCGCTCAGACCTCAACCACGTCCTGGTGATCGGGTCCGGCCCGATCGTCATCGGCCAGGCCTGCGAGTTCGACTACTCGGGCACCCAGGCCTGTCGCGTGCTGCGCGCCGAGGGCCTGCAGGTCAGCCTGATCAACTCCAACCCGGCGACGATCATGACCGACCCGGAGTACGCCGACAACACCTACGTCGAGCCCATCACCCCGGCGTTCGTCGAGAAGATTTTTGCGCAGCAGGCCGAGCGCGGTAACAAGATCGACGCGGTGCTGGCCACCCTCGGCGGGCAGACCGCGCTCAACACCGCGGTCGCGCTGCATGAGAACGGGGTGCTGGAGAAGTACGGCGTCGAGATGATCGGCGCGGACTTCGACGCCATCCAGCGCGGCGAGGACCGGCAGAAGTTCAAGGACATCGTCGCCAAGGTCGGTGGCGAATCCGCCCGCAGCCGAGTCTGTTTCACTATGGACGAGGTCCGCGAGACCGTCGCCGACCTCGGCCTGCCGGTCGTGGTCCGGCCGTCCTTCACCATGGGCGGCCTGGGCTCGGGCATGGCCTACACCAACGAGGACGTCGAGCGGATGGCCGGCGACGGCCTGGCCGCATCGCCTTCGGCCAACGTGCTGATCGAGGAATCGATCTACGGCTGGAAGGAATACGAGCTCGAGCTCATGCGCGATCACCACGACAACGTCGTGATCGTCTGCTCGATCGAGAACTTCGATCCGATGGGCGTGCACACCGGCGACTCGGTGACCGTCGCGCCGGCCATGACCCTGACCGACCGCGAATACCAGATCATGCGCGACCTCGGCATCGCGATCCTGCGCGAGGTCGGCGTCGACACCGGTGGCTGCAACATCCAGTTCGCCATCAACCCGGCCGACGGCCGCCTCATCGTCATCGAGATGAACCCGCGCGTGTCGCGCTCGAGCGCATTGGCTTCCAAGGCAACGGGTTTCCCGATCGCCAAGATCGCCGCGAAGCTCGCCATCGGCTACACGCTGGACGAGATCGTCAACGACATCACCAAGGAAACCCCGGCCTGTTTCGAGCCGACCCTGGACTACGTCGTCGTCAAGGCACCCCGGTTCGCGTTCGAGAAGTTCCCCGGCGCCGACCAGACGCTGACCACCACCATGAAGTCGGTGGGCGAGGCGATGTCGCTGGGCCGCAACTTCATCGAGGCGCTCGGCAAGGTGATGCGCTCGCTGGAGACCAAGCGCGCCGGGTTCTGGACCGGAACCGATCCCGACAAGACGCTCGACGAACTGCTCACCGGACTGCGCACCGCGACCGACGGCCGGCTCTACGACATCGAACAGGCGCTGCGCCTTGGTGGTTCGGTCGAGGTCGTCGCCGAGGCCTCGGGTGTGGACCCGTGGTTCGTCGACCAGATCGCCACCCTGGTGGCGCTGCGCGGCGAACTCGTCGACGCGCCGGTGCTCAACGAGCGTCTGCTGCGCCGTGCCAAGCACAGCGGCCTGTCCGACCGCCAGATCGCCGCGCTGCGGCCGGAATTGGCGGGCGAGGCCGGTGTACGCGCGCTGCGCGAGCGGCTCGGTATCCGGCCGGTGTACAAGACCGTCGACACCTGCGCCGCCGAGTTCGACGCCAAGACGCCGTACCACTACAGCAGCTACGAGCTGGACCCTGCGGCCGAGACCGAGGTGGCCCCGCAGACCGAGAAGCCCAAGGTGCTGATCCTGGGCTCGGGCCCGAACCGCATCGGGCAGGGCATCGAGTTCGACTACAGCTGCGTGCACGCGGCAACCACGTTGAGCCAGGCCGGTTTCGAGACCGTCATGGTGAACTGCAACCCGGAGACGGTCTCGACCGACTACGACACCGCGGACCGGTTGTACTTCGAGCCGCTCACCTTCGAGGACGTGCTCGAGGTGTACCACGCCGAGCAGGCCTCCGGCGCCGGCGGCCCGGGCGTGGTCGGCGTGATCGTGCAGCTCGGTGGCCAGACCCCGCTGGGCCTGGCCGACCGGCTCGAGAAGGCCGGGGTGCCCGTCGTCGGCACCAGCCCCAAGGCCATCGACCTGGCCGAGGACCGCGGCGAGTTCGGTGAGGTGCTCCGCGCCGCCGGTCTGCCGGCTCCGCGCTTCGGCACCGCAACGAGTTTCGAGCAGGCCCGCCGGATCGCCTCCGACATCGGCTACCCGGTGCTGGTGCGCCCGTCGTACGTGCTGGGTGGCCGCGGCATGGAGATCGTCTACGACGAGCAGACCCTGCAGGGCTACATCGAGCGGGCCACCGAACTCTCGCCCGAGCACCCCGTGCTGGTCGACCGGTTCCTGGAAGATGCCATCGAGATCGACGTCGACGCCCTGTGCGACGGCACCGAGGTGTACATCGGCGGCGTGATGGAGCACATCGAGGAAGCCGGCATCCACTCCGGCGACTCGGCCTGTGCGCTGCCGCCGGTCACGTTGGGCCGCACCGACATCGCCGCCGTGCGCAAGGCCACCGAGGCCATCGCCCACGGCATCGGCGTGGTCGGTCTGCTCAACGTGCAGTACGCCCTCAAGGACGACGTGTTGTACGTGCTGGAGGCCAACCCGCGCGCCAGCCGTACGGTGCCCTTCGTCTCGAAGGCCACCGCGGTGCCGCTGGCCAAGGCCTGCGCCCGGGTCATGTTGGGCGCCACCATCGCCGAGCTGCGGGCCGAGGGCATCCTGGTCGCCGAGGGCGACGGCGCGAGCGTCGCGCCCAACGCTCCGATCGCGGTGAAGGAAGCCGTCCTGCCGTTCCACCGGTTCCGCAAAGCCGATGGCTCGCAGGTGGATTCGCTGCTCGGACCGGAGATGAAGTCGACCGGTGAGGTCATGGGCATCGACAGCGATTTCGGTACCGCCTTCGCCAAGAGCCAGACCGCGGCCTACGGCTCGCTGCCCTCGGGCGGCACGGTGTTCGTGTCGGTGGCCAACCGCGACAAGCGCTCGCTGGTGTTCCCGGTCAAGCGCCTGGCCGATCTCGGCTTCCGGGTGCTGGCCACCGAGGGCACCGCGGAGATGCTGCGCCGCAACGGCATTCCGTGCGAGGTCGTCCGCAAGAACTTCGAAGAGCCCAGCCCGGACCGCCCGGCGATGTCGGCGGTCGACGCCATCAAGGCCGGCGAGGTCGACATGGTGATCAACACGCCGTACGGCAACTCGGGTCCGCGCATCGACGGCTACGAGATTCGCTCGGCCGCGGTGTCGGCCAGCATCCCGTGCGTGACGACGGTGCAGGGCGCGTCGGCCGCGGTACAGGGCATCGAGGCCGGCATTCGCGGTGACATCGGCGTGCGGTCGCTGCAGGAGTTGCACAGTCAGTTGGCCGAGAAGTGA
- the pyrF gene encoding orotidine-5'-phosphate decarboxylase: protein MAERGPLCLGIDPHPELLTAWGLPVSADGVAAFSDICVEAFAGFAIVKPQVAFFEAYGSAGFVVLERTIARLREAGVLVLADAKRGDIGSTMAAYAQAWAGDSPLAADAVTASPYLGFGSLQPLLDVAAAHGRGVFVLAATSNPEGASVQRAVAGERTVAQAIVDDVAAVNAAGDGSVGVVVGATLAEVPDLSQLGGPVLMPGVGAQGGRPDALAGLGGAQPGTLLPAVSREVLRAGPDVAAVRAAGEKLRDAVAYLA from the coding sequence ATGGCAGAGCGGGGTCCGCTCTGCCTGGGCATCGACCCGCACCCGGAGCTCCTGACGGCGTGGGGTCTGCCGGTGTCGGCCGACGGCGTCGCGGCGTTCAGTGACATCTGCGTCGAGGCGTTCGCGGGCTTCGCGATCGTCAAGCCGCAGGTCGCGTTCTTCGAGGCCTACGGTTCGGCGGGCTTCGTCGTGCTGGAACGGACCATCGCCCGGCTGCGGGAGGCCGGCGTCCTGGTGCTGGCCGACGCCAAGCGCGGTGACATCGGCTCGACCATGGCCGCCTACGCGCAGGCGTGGGCGGGCGATTCGCCGCTCGCCGCCGATGCGGTGACGGCGTCGCCCTATCTCGGCTTCGGCTCACTGCAGCCGCTGCTCGACGTCGCGGCCGCCCACGGCCGCGGGGTGTTCGTACTGGCCGCCACGTCCAATCCGGAGGGTGCGTCGGTGCAGCGCGCGGTGGCGGGCGAGCGCACCGTGGCGCAGGCGATCGTCGACGATGTCGCCGCGGTGAATGCCGCGGGCGACGGCTCGGTGGGCGTCGTCGTCGGCGCCACGCTGGCCGAGGTCCCCGATCTGTCGCAGCTCGGCGGACCCGTGCTGATGCCCGGCGTCGGCGCGCAGGGCGGTCGCCCGGACGCGCTGGCCGGGCTCGGCGGCGCGCAGCCGGGCACCTTGCTGCCCGCGGTGTCGCGTGAGGTGCTGCGGGCCGGGCCGGATGTCGCGGCCGTGCGGGCCGCGGGGGAGAAGCTCCGCGACGCCGTGGCCTACTTGGCCTGA